The following are encoded in a window of Penaeus monodon isolate SGIC_2016 chromosome 9, NSTDA_Pmon_1, whole genome shotgun sequence genomic DNA:
- the LOC119577107 gene encoding isatin hydrolase-like: MANPGSLARLVSLLVIIMADVGSSALLELSYTYNLDAPTSPKLTPFTYKVLKKGYNDFGVWVELNEFCTSEHSGTHLDAPVHFAKDRWGVSDIPLDRLWRVPAVVIDVSQAIKRSGQIDYPIAVEDLEAWEKVHGVIPDHTLVLVRTGWGLKSGDLQAYSNVDETNTNHFPGLSKEAATWLATHGQRHGHRTGIVGVGVDTISVDVGNSTRYGAHEAMYSRNLFGLENVANMHKLPPSGFRVTVLPMRIGGGSGAPARIVAELDQRAEPLASASSRNVGASLATLLPVFLPVLIAAVFGKRAA, encoded by the exons GCTCGCTCGCTCGCCTCGTGTCCCTGCTGGTGATCATCATGGCTGACGTGGGGTCTTCTGCGCTGCTCGAACTCTCCTACACATACAACCTCGACGCCCCGACTTCTCCTAAACTCACGCCCTTCACGTATAAAGTCCTCAAGAAAGGATACAATGACTTCGGTGTCTG GGTAGAGTTAAATGAGTTTTGTACTTCGGAGCACTCCGGGACGCACCTGGACGCGCCCGTGCACTTCGCGAAGGACCGGTGGGGCGTCAGCGACATTCCCCTCGACCGCCTGTGGAGGGTGCccg CTGTGGTCATCGACGTGTCCCAGGCCATCAAGCGGTCCGGCCAGATCGACTACCCTATAGCGGTGGAGGACCTCGAAGCCTGGGAGAAGGTGCATGGCGTGATCCCCGACCACACCCTCGTCCTCGTCCGCACGGGCTGGGGTCTCAAGAGCGGCGACCTGCAGGCGTATTCCAACGTGGACGAAACCAACACCAACCACTTCCCCG GCCTGAGCAAGGAAGCAGCGACCTGGCTAGCCACCCACGGACAGCGGCACGGACACCGCACCGGCATCGTGGGCGTGGGAGTAGATACGATCTCTGTGGACGTGGGAAATTCTACAAGATACGGCGCCCACGAGGCCATGTATTCGCGGAACCTCTTTGGACTGGAGAACGTCGCCAATATGCATAAG ctcccccCCTCGGGCTTCCGCGTCACCGTCCTGCCCATGAGGATCGGCGGAGGCAGCGGCGCCCCCGCTCGCATCGTCGCCGAACTGGACCAGCGCGCCGAGCCCCTCGCCAGCGCCTCCTCCAGGAACGTGGGCGCCTCCCTGGCCACTCTCCTGCCCGTGTTCCTGCCCGTCCTCATCGCGGCGGTGTTCGGGAAGAGGGCGGCGTAG